One Skermanella sp. TT6 genomic window, CCGCAGACCAGCGGCGGGCCGCCGCCGACGATGCCGTTGGCGCCCATCATGCCGCGCGACAGGTCGGCGATATGCATGGAGCCGCCCTTGCCGCCGCACAGCCCGTCGCCCCGGCCGAAGATCTCCTTCATCATGGCGACGACGTCGCAGCCCTTGGCGATGCAGTGGCCGTGGCCGCGGTGAGTGCTGGCGATGTTGTCGCGGTCGTCCAGGTGCATGCACACGCCGACGGCGGAAGCCTCCTCGCCGGCATAGAGATGGACGAAGCCGGGGATGCCGCCTTCGGAAAACTCGGTATGCACACGCTCCTCGAACTCGCGGATCGTGCACATCTTGCGATAGCTCTGGAGTAGCTCTTCGCGATTGAGCTGCATGTCTGCTCCTCCCTCGGGTGCGGACCCTTGTGAACCGGGTCCATGGCGAGGGAAGAGCAACCGCCGTGCCATAGGGCCAAGTTATTGGCCGGAAAGGGCTTTCGGCTGGAACCCAGGCGCCGGTGCGACGCCTGTTGCTACAGGCTTGCGACAGGTGTCGCAGGCACGTTTCAGGAGTCGAGCGTCTTCGGCACCCATTGGCGGGCGAAGTCCAGCATGGCGGCTCGGTGCTCCTCCAGGAACTGCATCTGGAGCGCCACGAGATCAACCGGCGACCGCACCTTGGAGAACTCCTCCATGAACCGGGCGTTGATCTCCATCGACTGGCGCAGATAGGCGTTGACGCCGCCGAGCGTCGGCACCACGCCCCCGCCGGAGGTCGCCGCCTTCATCGCGGCCTGGAAATTGTGCGCGGCATCTCCTGCCATCGCCTCGGCTTCGTGGACGACCTGCTCGGCGAGGCTCGCCAGCCTGTCAACGTCCTGGTTCACGCCCAGTTCCTTGGCCATCGCCGCCGTCGCCTCGGCCTCGGAAGCGGCGGTCCCGGGTTCCGGAACGTCAGCCTCGGTCGCGGGAGGGGCGGCCTCGGGAGCCGGTTCGACCGGTGCCGCTTCCACTACCGGAGCGGCTTCGGCGACCGCCGCTTCGGGCTCGGCCGCGGTGTGCGAAGCGGTTTCCACCGGGTCCGTCACCACGTCGGGCGCGTTCGCAGCACTTTTCGCGCGGGATCGCACGGCGGTCTTCCGGGCCGGGGTGGCAGGCTTGGCATCGGATCTGGCAGTCTGACTGCCGGTCCGCCTTGGAGGATTCTTGGTGGCAACCATCGCTTGATCCGCTCCAGCAGAATTGCATTGCCTCCATCGTGCGATATCTTTTGCTGCTACGCAACATCGATACGCCGGAAGCATTCTGACAGAACGCCGCAACGGCTTATAACTAAAGGTTGTATATCGGAGTCGAGGTTGCCATCCGGGAGCGCCGGGTCCCGCCTTTCGGACAGGACCCGGCCTGCGGTCCGATCGCCTCCGTTGCCCCTCAGACCCTGCGCCGGCCCGCGACGGCGTTATAGATCCAGAGCACGACGACGGCCCCGACCACGGCGACGATCAGGCTCCAGATGTTGAAGCCCGTGACCCCGGTCCCGCCTACCGCGCTGAACAGGATGCCGCCGACGAAGGCTCCGACGATGCCGAGAACCAGGTTGGTGACGAGGCCGGACCCGGAGCCGTGCATGATCTTGCTGGCGATCCAGCCTGCGATGAGTCCCAGAATGATCCAAGCGATGATCGACATTTTTCCCCCTGTGAATTGATCACAGGTTCAACAAACACAAGCGAAACCCGTTCAACGCAGACACGTGCCTTCCGAAGAATCCGGTCAGATCGCCGCGTCGGACGGCAGCAGTTCGGTGATCCAGCCCGGCACGATCCGGGCCAGATCAAGGGCGGACGCCCCAGCCTCTCCGTCATCCATGGCATCCCCGCGTTCCAGGAAAGCCTGGAGCGCCGCGCCGATGCGGCCGCCCGGGTCTTCCGGCACGGCATACCGGGCCGGGTCTCCGCCGAACGGGTCGGGCATGGAGACCGGTCCGATCGCCAAGCGGGGAGCGTGGAAGACGAACCGGGCGTTCTCGCCGGCCGCCCGGCTGCGTCCCGCCGCGAAGATGGCGGTGCAGGCCGAGGCGCACTGGGTATAGCCGGCGACCACCGTCCCGACCGCGCCATGCTCCCGCACCGCTTCGCGCACTCGATCGGCGGCACCGGCGTAGCCGCCTGGGCTGTCCAGCACCAAACGGACAGGCTCCCCGCGGTGCGCCTCGATGAAGGCGACGATCTCACGGCCCGCGCGATGGGTAAGCCCGCCGGAAACGAACAGGTCGGTGTGCCTCGCGCCCACCGCCGCATCGGTCACGTCCCCGACCGCGTCGGCCAGATGGTCCGACAGGGCGATGCCCGCGGCGGCCGCCAGGACGACCGCCGCCCGCATCATCACGCCCCACCCGCCCAAATTTGCAATCATGCCGACTGAACCTTGTTTTCCCAGGCCGTAGGGGTCAATGGATAGCCAGCCTCAGCAAGGGAGACCAGACCATGAAGTACGCTTTGGGGGATGTCCGGGTTCAGACCGAAGGCGATGCCTGGTGGATCGCGCCCAACGCCACCGTCATCGGCAACGTGATCATGAAGCGCAACGCCAGCGTCTGGTGGAACGCGGTGATCCGCGGCGACAACGAGCCGATCACGATCGGCGAGAACTCCAACATCCAGGACGGCTGCGTGCTGCACACCGATCCCGGCTTCCCGATGGACATCGGCTCGGACGTCACGATCGGCCATATGGTCATGCTGCACGGCTGCACGATCGGCGACGGTTCCCTGGTCGGGATCGGCAGCATCGTCCTGAACGGCGCGAAGATCGGCAGGAACTGCCTGATCGGAGCCAACAGCCTCGTCACCGAAGGCAAGGAGATCCCTGACAATTCGATGGTGGTCGGTTCTCCCGGCAAGGTGATTCGGCAACTCACCGAGGAGCAGATCGCCGAGATGCGCAAGGGCGCCGATCGCTACGTCGCAAACTGGCAGAGGTTCAAGCAACAACTGGTGGCAGACAACTGAATCCGGGCTTCCGAAAGCCCGTGCCTGCGGATCTGTTTGCGCCGCACGAGCTCAGCCGACTGTGCGGCCCGTTGGACAGCGCCCCGCCGGCACGGGCACCGAGGGGACATCCTGCGCTGCGTGTCCTTCCTCGGCCCGGCGCCGGCGGTCCTGGTCGGGCTGCCGATCATGGCCCAGGCCCATGTCCGGCCGTTCACCCTGCTGGCCTGGTGATCCGAAAGTAAGGGGCGCCGCCGCTCTTCCGGAGCCGACGGCGCCCCACCCTCTTCCAGCACCGCCCCGCAAGGGTTTATCATGCCGTTCCGGGAGGTACGGATGATGGACCACCGTGACGCTCTGGCACCCTTGATCGAGCTGATCGGCGTCTTCGCCGTCTCGGCGGCCAGCCCCTTGACCGCGGCCGCCATCTTCGTCCTGGCCCTGTGCCTCAGCCGCTATCCCCGCTACCTGGCGCTCGCCGCCGCCATCGGGATCTCGGACGGCGCCCTGGGCGAAATGGCCGGCGTCACCACCATCGGAATGATCCTCGCGGCCCTGACCGGTGCCGCCGCGACCCTCCTGCAAGCCTGGTGCTTCTGGCCGGTCGTGTCCGCCATGAAGAGCGCCGGGAACGCCGTCATCAGGCTGGTGTCGGGCCGAAGCCCGGATGCGGGCGAACCGCCGCCTTGAGGTCGGAGTTCCACCTTACGAAGGTCGGGGAGAAACGGTCCCGACGCACGCGGGCGGTCCATAAAGAAAACGGGCCGCCCCGGCGTGGGGCGGCCCGCTCCTTACCATGGTGCAGCCTGTCGTCAGCCGCGTGTCTCGCTCTGCACTTTCTTGCCCTGGTCGGCGACGGAGTCGCTGGCCGGAGCCTGAGCGGAGTGGGTCGTGTGCGAAGGGCAGGCACTGGCGACCCCAGCCGTCAGAAGAGCCCAGATGCCGAACAGCGCGGCAATGACCGGCTTCGCTCCATGAGACATTGGATCACCTCCTTTCCGTTGTTTGCAGATGCCACGAAGGTTGGCACATCCGCAGCCCACGTCAAGCCGCTTGTTGCGGGACAGGCCCCCTCCGAAGCGGCGAAGCACCCCTATTCGCCTTCCGCCCGCAGCAAGCCGCCCTCCACCACCGCCGCCTGACGGCACCGGTCCTCCAGGATCACGCGGCCGGCATCGATATAGACCGCGGCCTCCGGCGTCCCGTCCGTCAGGCTGATCAACAACATCGGCCGGTCCGCGACGACGCAGAAGTCGATGATGTACCGGCGGTCCCGCCCTGTCCCGAGCAGCAGGCTGCGGAATTCCCCGCAGCCCGCCACGATCTCGGCCGACCAGCGCGACGGCGGATCTCCCGGCACCGATCTGAGCCGAAGCATCTTCCGGATCTACTTGCGGAGCGCATAGACCCAGACGACGCCGCCCTGGGGAACGTCCAGCGTCGCGTAGCCGAGCTGGGCCAGCTTCTCCTGCTTGCGCTGGGCATCGACGCCCCAGCCGGACTGGACGGCGACGTACTGGACCCCGTCCACCTCGTAGGATACCGGTACGCCCGTCACGCCGGAGTTGGTCCGCGTCTCCCACAGCTTGTCGCCGGTCTTGGCGTCGAACGCCCGGAAGTATCGGTCGTTGGTGCCGCCCATGAAGACCAGGCCGCCGCCGGTCGTCAGCACCGGCCCCCAGTTCTGGGACTTCTCGAACTTCTGGGTCCAGACCTTCTCCCCGGTGTCCAGGTTCCAGGCCTGGAGTTCGCCGATATGGTCGGCTCCGGGATGGACGGTCATGCCGATGTCGGAGATGGCGACGCCGATATAGAGCTGGCCGGGCTCGTACTCGGTCTGCCTGCCTTCCAGGTAACCGCACAGGTTCTCGTTGGCCGGGATGTACATCAGCCGGGTCTGCGGGTTGTAGGCGACCGGCGGCCAGTCCTTGCCGCCCCACAGCGACGGGCAGAAATCCGCCCGCTTGCCGGTGCCCGGGACCTTGGTCTCGTCATAGGTCGGCCGCCCCGTCTTGGGATCGAGGCTCTTGAACACGTTCTGACGGACGAAGGGCTTGGCGTCGATGAACTTGATCTCGTCCCCCGACCGCTCCAGCGTCCAGAGGTATCCGTTGCGGCCGGCATGGACGAGGCTCTTGTAGGTCCGGCCATCGCGCTGGACGTCCACCAGGATCGGGGCCGCCACCTCGTCCCAGTCCCACGCCTCGTTCCAGTGGTACTGGTGCGCCGACTTCATCTTGCCGGTCTCCACGTCGATCGCGACGACGGAGTTCGCCCACTTGTTGTCGCCCGCCCGCTGGTCGGCCATCCAGGGCGCCGCGTTGCCGGTCCCCCAATAGGACAGGCCGGTGGCCGGGTCGTAGCTGCCGGTGATCCAGACCGGGGCGCCGCCGGTCTTCCAGGTCTCGCCGGCCCATGTCTCGTGTCCCGGCTCGCCCGGTCCCGGGATGGTACTGGTCTTCCAGGCGGGCTCGCCCGTCTCCGCGTCATAGGCCGCCAGGAAGCCCCGGATGCCGAACTCGCCGCCGGACATGCCGACCATCACCTTCCCCTTGGCGGCAAGCGGCGCCATGGTGATGTAGTAGCCCGCCTGGTAGTCCTCGACCGGCTGCTCCCACACCACCTTGCCGGTCTTGGCGTCCAGCGCCACGATGAAGGCGTCCACGGTGCCGACATAGACCTTGTCGCCCAGCAGCGCCACGCCCCGGTTGGTCGGGTGGAGCTGGGTCAGGTCCTCCGGCAGTTCGCGCTTGTAGCGCCACAGCAGGTCGCCGGTCTTGGCGTCCAGCGCGATCACCTGCGCCTGGGGCGTGGTGATGAACATCACGCCGTTGTTGACCACCGGCGGCGACTGGTGGCCCTCGTTCACCCCGGTCGAGAAGCTCCAGACCGGCACCATGTCCTTGACGTTGCCGGCGTTCACCTGCGAGAGCGGGCTGTAGCCCCAGCTGTCGTAGGTCCGGCGGTACTGCAGCCAGTTGGCATCCTCCGGCTTCTCCAGCCGCTCCTGGGTGACCGGGGCGTAACTGTCCAGCGGCCCTGCGGCCGGCGCCGTCACCGGGGCCGCCATCAACGCCACCGCGGCGATGCCTCTCGCCAACATCCTCTTGTCCATGCTTTCCTCCCAGCGGTTGTTTTTCTTTGGCGTCGCTTGTCCTCAGGCCGACGTCGCGGCGCCCACCTTGCCGATGAAAGCCGCCGCCACGACCAGCCCCTCGGGACCGTTCTCCAGCGGCAGCAGCGCCAGGCGGCGGGGTGCGGGGCCGCCGACCACCTTGCCGCCGGCGCGCGGGTCGAACTTGGAATGGTGGCAGGGGCACTCAAGGATCTTCTCTTCCCCGTGCCAGCCGGAGACGTCGCAGCCGGCATGGCTGCAGACGGCGGAGAAGGCGACGATGCCGTCGGCGGCGTGCTTCCGTGTCTCCTCGTCCAGGTCGGCGGGATCCAGCCGGATCAGCATCACCTTGTTGAGCCGGGAGCCGTCGCGGACCGTCTCCGACCCGGGGTCCTGGCCATAGGCCATGACCTGCTGCCGGCCCTGCTGGATGTCCTTGTCGCCGATCGGCTCGCCCTTGCGGTCGCCTGAGGCGAAGACCAGGCGGTCTCCCGGCTGGGGCCTCGATTTGCGCGGGTCCCCCTGGGCCATGGCGTCCGTCGATCCGCCAATCGGCGCCAGGTGGAGCGCCACTCCGGCGCACAGCGCCGCCTTCAGGATGGTCCGGCGCTCGGTGTCGACTTCAGGCTCCTGATGATCCACGTGGCAGTTTCCCCTGTATCTTTTTTCGGGCGGTCGGCCCTCATCCGGGAAATCGGTGCGGCGCAGGTTGCACCGCACCGTGAGGAGGAGACGTCGGACCGTCACATCGATTGATGCGTGGAATGGATCAGCAATGGGCGTGCCAATCATGTCCGGCGGGAAAACTCAAGGTTCCAGGCGGGCTCGGCGTCTCATACCGTTACACGTGTCACATAGCATTCGTCACAAGTAGAGACGTCTTATATTGCAGTGCGGAAGAATGGACTTTTACGAGCATTGCCTCCAAACTCCGTTCGTGCTCTAGCCCCAGTTTATTTATTGAGGTAGCCTGACCCGAAGACGAGAATGCCGGAAAACCGGCGTCACGGATTGGGGGGAAGATGATCGCGCCCGGATCAACCGCGAGCGACCATATCGACCGCATCATGGCTTGGGTTGACGGAGCCCCCGCGCCGACCAGCCCGCCGCCCCACGGCATCATCGCCGATTCCTGGAAGCGCTGCGTGCTGAAGCACCGGCTCGACCCGGCCACCGTCAACGCCCCCAATGTCCTGACCCCGCCCGAGTTGCGCGACCATGTCGAGCCGGTCGGGGAGTTCCTGGGCTTCGCCCGGGAAAGCCTGCTCGGCCTCCATGCCCAACTCGCGGCGTCCGGCTACGTCGTCCTGCTGGCGGATCGGGACGGCGTCACGATCGAGCGGTTCGGCAGCCTGCCGATCGAGGGACGCATGGCACGGGCCGGGCTGGAACGCGGCGCCGTCTGGGCGGAGGATTGCGAAGGCACCAACGGGGTCGGCACCTGCCTCGCGTCAGGCCAGCCGGTCCTGGTCCACCGCTTCGACCATTTCGCGGTCCGGCACACCGGGCTGACCTGCTCCGTGGCACCGATCCTGGGTCCGGTCGGGGAACTCCTGGCCGCCCTCGACGTCTCGTCGCTGACCGCGCCGGCGGGCGGACAGTTCCAGTCGCTGGTTCACGGCTTCGTCATGTCCGCCGCGCGCCAGATCGAGGACACCTGGTTCCTGGCCCGGACGCGGGAGAACTGCGTGCTCGCCCTCGCCCGCTCGCCGGAAATGGCGGGGATCGAGACGGACGCCATGATCGCGGTCGATCCTGCGGGCACCGTCGTCGGCATCAACGGCGGCGCGCGCAAGCTGTTCGCCGGAAGGGACCTGATCGGCGTCCGGCTCGACGCCGTGCTCGAGACGTCGCTGGACCGGCTGGCTGCGGGGACCGCCCTGGTCCGCCAGTCGGGCACGGAGCGGCGCTGGGCGATCAGCCTCCGGCCGCCCCTGGCGGCACAGCGGCTGCCGTCGCGCCGCGCTCCCGCCAGGTCTTCGGCCCCGGCACGCCCGACCCGGCACTTGCCGCTCGACGAACTGGCCGGAGGCGACCCCCAGATGCAGGCCCATGTCCGCCGCATCCGCCGCTTCGTAGACTGCGACCTGCCGATCCTGATGGGCGGCGAGACCGGCACCGGTAAGGAGGCGTTCGCCCGCGCGATCCATGATGCCAGCGCCCGCGCCGCCCGGCCGTTCGTCGGGATCAACTGCGCGGCACTGCCGGAAAGCCTGATCGAGAGCGAGCTGTTCGGCTACGCCGAGGGCGCCTTCACCGGGGCGCGGCGGGACGGCATGCGCGGCAAGCTGCTCCAGGCCGACGGCGGCACCCTGTTCCTGGACGAGATCGGCGACATGCCGCTCGCCGCCCAGACGCGCCTGCTGCGCGTCCTGGCGGAGCGGGAGGTGATCCCGCTGGGAGGGGACCGGGCGATTCCGCTGGACCTCCACGTGATCTGCGCAAGCCATCACGACCTGGAGGCCCTGGTCGCCTCCGGCGCCTTCCGGGCCGACCTTTTCTACCGGCTGAACGGACTGCGCATCACCCTCCCGCCCCTCCGGGACCGAACCGACAAGGCGGAGCTGATCGACCGAGCCCTGGAACTGGAGACCGCGGGTCTGGCCGCCACGCCCCGCCTGACGCCGGAGGCCCGGTCCCTGCTGCTGGACCACGACTGGCCGGGCAACATCCGCCAGCTCCGGACGGTCGTGCGCGCGGCGGTGATAGGCTGCGAGGACGGGCTGATCCGGTGCGACGACCTGCCCCTCGCAATGCCGCGCTTCGCCGGCGCGACCTCCCCCGCCTGCCCGGCGGCCTGCCCGGAAGCGGAAAGGCTCCAGGCGATCCTGCGCAGCCACAAATGGTGCGTGGCCGATGCCGCCCGAAGCCTCAACGTCAGCCGGATGACGCTCTATCGGCGCATGGCCAAGTTCGGCGTCGTGCCGCCGAACCAGCTCTGAGGCGCCGGCTCCGGCCGATCAACCGAACCGGCCGGTCACGTACTCCTCGGTGCGCTTCTGCTTGGGGGCGGTGAACAGGTCCTCGGTCACACCGTACTCGATCAGTTCGCCCAGATACATGAAGGCCGTAAAGTCGGACGCGCGCGCCGCCTGCTGCATGTTGTGGGTGACGATGCAGATGCAGTAGTCGGCCTTCAGCTCGTCGATCAGTTCCTCGATCTTGGACGTCGAGATCGGGTCCAGCGCCGAGGCGGGCTCGTCCATAAGGAGCACCGACGGATTGACCGCGACGGCGCGGGCGATGCACAGGCGCTGCTGCTGGCCGCCCGACAGGCTCAGGCCGCTCTGGTTCAGCTTGTCCTTCACTTCGGTCCACAAGGCCGCCCGGCGCAGCGCCTGCTCGACCCGGCCGTCCATCTCGTCGCGCGGCAGCTTCTCGTAGAGCCGGATGCCGAAGGCGATGTTGTCGTAGATGCTGAGCGGGAACGGCGTCGGCTTCTGGAAAACCATGCCGATCTTCGCCCGCAGCAGGTTCAGGTCGATGCCCGGTCCCAGGATGTTCTCGCCGTCCAGCAGCACCTCCCCGACCGCCCGCTGCTTCGGGTACAGGTCGTAGATCCGGTTGAGGATGCGCAGCAAAGTTGACTTGCCGCAGCCGGACGGGCCGATGAACGCCGTGACCTTCCGATCGTACAGGGGAAGGGATATGTTCTTGAGCGCCTCGTAGTCCCCGTAGAAGAAGCTGAGGTTCCTGACGGAGATCTTCTCGGCCATCTTGCCGTCCGACGCCACGCCGGCCGGCATGGACTCGACCGGCACCTGGCGCCCGGCCGTGGCGGTGAAGCGGGCTTCTTGCATGGTCAGCGTCCCTTCGATCCGAGTCCCGCGAGCACGCGGGCGGTGATGTTGATGATGAGGATCGTGACGGTGATCAGCAGGGCGCCTGCCCAGGCCAACTGCTGCCAGTCCTCGTAAGGGCTGAGGGCGAAGCGGAAGATGACGACCGGGAGGTTCGCCATCGGCGCGTTCATGTCGGTGCTCCAGAACTGGTTGCTGAGCGACGTGAACAGCAGCGGCGCCGTCTCGCCGCTGATCCGCGCGACCGCCAGCAGCACGCCGGTGATCATGCCGTTCCGCGCGGCGCGGTAGGCGATCATCACGATCACCTTCCATTGCGGGGCCCCAAGCGCCGCCGCGGCCTCCCGCAGGCTGGCGGGCACCAGGTTCAGCATGTCCTCGGTCGTGCGGACCACGACCGGTATCACGATGACCGACAGGGCGACGGCGCCCGCCCAGGCCGAGAAATGGCCCATGGGGGCGACCATGACGCCGTAGATGAAGAGGCCGATGATGATCGACGGCGCGCTCAGCAGGATGTCGTTGATGAATCGGATGACCTGCCCGAGCAGGTTGCCGCGGGAGTACTCCGCCAGATAGGTGCCGGCCAGGATCCCGACCGGCGTGCCGATCAGGGTCGCCAGCAGGGTCATCACGACGCTGCCGTAGATCGCGTTGATCAGGCCGCCTGGGACTCCGGGGGGCGGCGTGCTGAGCGTGAAGATGCTGGGCGCCAGCGCGGTCAGCCCGTTGTAGAACAGCGTCCAGAGGATCGCGACCAGCCAGAAGATGCCGAAGGCCGCCGCGGCCATCGACAGGCCGAGCGCCACCCGGTTGGTGAGTTGGCGCCGTGCATAGATGTTCATGTCGGTCAGCCTCCCGCCCGCTTCTGCATGCGCAGCAGCATGATCTTGGCCAGCGCCAGCACGGTGAAGGTGATGAAGAAGAGGATCAGGCCCAGGGCGATCAGCGACGAGATGTAGAGTTCGCCGACCGCCTCGTTGAACTCGTTGGCTATCGCGGCGGAAATCGTCGTGCCCGGCGCCATCAGCGAATTGCCGATGCGATGGGCGTTGCCGACCACGAAGGTCACGGCCATCGTCTCGCCGAGCGCCCGGCCCAGGCCCAGCATGACGCCGCCGACCACGCCGACGCGGGTATAGGGCAGGACGACCTTCCAGACCACCTCCCAGGTGGTGGCGCCCAGGCCGTAGGCGGACTCCTTGACCATGGGAGGCACGGTCTCGAACACGTCGCGCATGATCGAGGTGATGAACGGCAGCACCATGATCCCGAGGATCAGCCCGGCGGTGAAGATGCCGATCCCGAAGGGTGGGCCGGAGAACAGGTTGCCGATCACCGGGACCTGGCCGATGGTGCCGATCAGGAACGGCTGGAGGGTCTGTTGGAAGACTGGAGCAAAGACGAACAGCCCCCAGATGCCGTAGATGATGCTGGGAATGCCGGCCAGCAGCTCGATCGCGATGCCGACCGGACGCTTCAGCCACGGCGGCGCCAGTTCGGTGAGGAACACGGCGATGCCGAAGCTGATGGGGATGCCGACCGCCATGGCGATCAGGGCTGTCATCAGCGTTCCGTAGATCGGAGCCAGCGCGCCGAAGCGTTCGGTGACGGGGTTCCAGACCTCCGTGGTGGCGAATCCGAACCCGAAGGCGCCGAGCGCCGGAAGGGCGCCCTGCACCAGGGAGACGAAAACGCCGCCTAGGATCACCAGGACAAGCAGGGCGAAGAACGCCGTGGCGGACTTGAATGCCTTGTCCAGAATGCTCTGGCGTTTGGCCTGGCTGCCGCTGAGGATGCGGCCCTGGGCCCTGATGGCGGTGTCGGTCATCTTTTTCGCGTCCAGGTCGGCGTTCTCGTTACCGCTTGCCGCCGGTCCACAGGGGCTCGCCGTTCACCTGGGCGAAGTCCTCGGTCCAGGTCTGCTCGACCATCTGGACGACGTTGTCGGGCATCGGAACATAGTCCAGCTCGTCCGCCATCTGCTTGCCGTTGACATAGGCCCAGTCGAAGAACTGGAGAGCCGACCGGGCAGCGGCGGGGTCCTGCGGCTGACGGTGCATCAGGATGAAGCTGGCGCCGGTGATCGGCCAGCTCTGGGGGCCTGGCTGGTTGGTCAGGATGACGTAGTAGCCCGGGCTGGAACTCCAGTCGGCGGACGCGGCAGCGGCCTGGAAGCTCTGGCTGCTCGGCTCGACCCATTCGCCGCTCTGGCTCTGCAGGAGCGCGTTGGTCATGTTGTTCTGCTTGGCGTAAGCGTATTCCACATAACCGATTGCGCCGCGGGTCTGCCCGGTCTGGGCCGCCACGCCTTCGTTGCCGCGGGCGCCGAGCCCGGTCGGCCACTGGACCGACGTGGCGCTGCCCACCTGCTGCTTGAAGTCGTCGCTGACCTGGTTCAGGTAGTTGGTGAACAGGAAGTTGGTGCCCGACCCGTCGGAGCGGTAGACCGGGGCGATCGCCAGGCTGGGAAGCTGAAGGTCGGGATTGAGCGCCTTGATGGCATCGTCGTCCCAGCTCGTGATCTCGCCCAGATAGATATTGGCGAGGGTCGGCCCGTCGAGCTTGAGCTGGCCGGGCTGAACGCCCGGAATGTTCACGACCGGAACCACGCCGCCCATGATCATCGGGAACTGGACCAAGCCGGCCTGCTCGAGCTCCTCAGGCTTCAGCGGACTGTCGGAGGCGCCGAAGGTTACGGTCCGCTCCCTGATCTGGCGGATGCCGCCGCCCGAGCCGATCGCCTGATAGTTGATGCTGGTACCGGTCTCCTGCTGATAGGCCTGCGCCCAGCGGGAATAGACCGGAAACGGGAAGGTGGCGCCGGCGCCGGAGATATTCTGCGCATATGCCGAAGACCCAAGCACGATGCCGGCAAGCCCGGCTATTGCGCTGCGGATGACGGTCTTGCTGATGATGCTCATCAAATCCTCTCGCTCATCATGAAGGTCATAGGCATTCGGGTTCATAACAAATTTCGAGCAATAACCGACCACCCCAAAGCAGTGTTAACCAAAACTTCATATGGTATTTTATATTTATTTAGAACACCCAAACTGCGTGGATGCGAAACTGCTATAGGCCGGAACCGCATCTATTCCGGCATGGACGATTACGGCGAATGACCAGCCCTGCCCGTGATCTCGATACCGGCCGGCGCGAACCTAGCAGATCGACCGATGACCGCCATAGCCCACTGGCGCTACTCTTCCCTTCATGATTAACCCTTAAGAAAGAATATGCGCTACACTCTCCGGCATGTGCGGCCGGCACCATGCCGGAGAACGGAGGGTGTCGATGCGCAGGGAAGGCGCTCACGGGGTGCCCTGGCGGAACCTGCTGGTCCTGGCGGTCTGGAGCGTGGCAGCGTCGACCCTCGGCGGCGTCCTCGTCCTGGCCGGAA contains:
- a CDS encoding GlsB/YeaQ/YmgE family stress response membrane protein, which translates into the protein MSIIAWIILGLIAGWIASKIMHGSGSGLVTNLVLGIVGAFVGGILFSAVGGTGVTGFNIWSLIVAVVGAVVVLWIYNAVAGRRRV
- a CDS encoding ATP-dependent Clp protease proteolytic subunit, translating into MIANLGGWGVMMRAAVVLAAAAGIALSDHLADAVGDVTDAAVGARHTDLFVSGGLTHRAGREIVAFIEAHRGEPVRLVLDSPGGYAGAADRVREAVREHGAVGTVVAGYTQCASACTAIFAAGRSRAAGENARFVFHAPRLAIGPVSMPDPFGGDPARYAVPEDPGGRIGAALQAFLERGDAMDDGEAGASALDLARIVPGWITELLPSDAAI
- a CDS encoding gamma carbonic anhydrase family protein, which translates into the protein MKYALGDVRVQTEGDAWWIAPNATVIGNVIMKRNASVWWNAVIRGDNEPITIGENSNIQDGCVLHTDPGFPMDIGSDVTIGHMVMLHGCTIGDGSLVGIGSIVLNGAKIGRNCLIGANSLVTEGKEIPDNSMVVGSPGKVIRQLTEEQIAEMRKGADRYVANWQRFKQQLVADN
- a CDS encoding methanol/ethanol family PQQ-dependent dehydrogenase, whose amino-acid sequence is MDKRMLARGIAAVALMAAPVTAPAAGPLDSYAPVTQERLEKPEDANWLQYRRTYDSWGYSPLSQVNAGNVKDMVPVWSFSTGVNEGHQSPPVVNNGVMFITTPQAQVIALDAKTGDLLWRYKRELPEDLTQLHPTNRGVALLGDKVYVGTVDAFIVALDAKTGKVVWEQPVEDYQAGYYITMAPLAAKGKVMVGMSGGEFGIRGFLAAYDAETGEPAWKTSTIPGPGEPGHETWAGETWKTGGAPVWITGSYDPATGLSYWGTGNAAPWMADQRAGDNKWANSVVAIDVETGKMKSAHQYHWNEAWDWDEVAAPILVDVQRDGRTYKSLVHAGRNGYLWTLERSGDEIKFIDAKPFVRQNVFKSLDPKTGRPTYDETKVPGTGKRADFCPSLWGGKDWPPVAYNPQTRLMYIPANENLCGYLEGRQTEYEPGQLYIGVAISDIGMTVHPGADHIGELQAWNLDTGEKVWTQKFEKSQNWGPVLTTGGGLVFMGGTNDRYFRAFDAKTGDKLWETRTNSGVTGVPVSYEVDGVQYVAVQSGWGVDAQRKQEKLAQLGYATLDVPQGGVVWVYALRK
- a CDS encoding ubiquinol-cytochrome c reductase iron-sulfur subunit, whose amino-acid sequence is MDHQEPEVDTERRTILKAALCAGVALHLAPIGGSTDAMAQGDPRKSRPQPGDRLVFASGDRKGEPIGDKDIQQGRQQVMAYGQDPGSETVRDGSRLNKVMLIRLDPADLDEETRKHAADGIVAFSAVCSHAGCDVSGWHGEEKILECPCHHSKFDPRAGGKVVGGPAPRRLALLPLENGPEGLVVAAAFIGKVGAATSA
- a CDS encoding sigma-54-dependent Fis family transcriptional regulator, with amino-acid sequence MIAPGSTASDHIDRIMAWVDGAPAPTSPPPHGIIADSWKRCVLKHRLDPATVNAPNVLTPPELRDHVEPVGEFLGFARESLLGLHAQLAASGYVVLLADRDGVTIERFGSLPIEGRMARAGLERGAVWAEDCEGTNGVGTCLASGQPVLVHRFDHFAVRHTGLTCSVAPILGPVGELLAALDVSSLTAPAGGQFQSLVHGFVMSAARQIEDTWFLARTRENCVLALARSPEMAGIETDAMIAVDPAGTVVGINGGARKLFAGRDLIGVRLDAVLETSLDRLAAGTALVRQSGTERRWAISLRPPLAAQRLPSRRAPARSSAPARPTRHLPLDELAGGDPQMQAHVRRIRRFVDCDLPILMGGETGTGKEAFARAIHDASARAARPFVGINCAALPESLIESELFGYAEGAFTGARRDGMRGKLLQADGGTLFLDEIGDMPLAAQTRLLRVLAEREVIPLGGDRAIPLDLHVICASHHDLEALVASGAFRADLFYRLNGLRITLPPLRDRTDKAELIDRALELETAGLAATPRLTPEARSLLLDHDWPGNIRQLRTVVRAAVIGCEDGLIRCDDLPLAMPRFAGATSPACPAACPEAERLQAILRSHKWCVADAARSLNVSRMTLYRRMAKFGVVPPNQL
- the pstA gene encoding phosphate ABC transporter permease PstA, which produces MNIYARRQLTNRVALGLSMAAAAFGIFWLVAILWTLFYNGLTALAPSIFTLSTPPPGVPGGLINAIYGSVVMTLLATLIGTPVGILAGTYLAEYSRGNLLGQVIRFINDILLSAPSIIIGLFIYGVMVAPMGHFSAWAGAVALSVIVIPVVVRTTEDMLNLVPASLREAAAALGAPQWKVIVMIAYRAARNGMITGVLLAVARISGETAPLLFTSLSNQFWSTDMNAPMANLPVVIFRFALSPYEDWQQLAWAGALLITVTILIINITARVLAGLGSKGR